The following nucleotide sequence is from Carassius carassius chromosome 16, fCarCar2.1, whole genome shotgun sequence.
TCCGATTCTCAGACTcccaattcttttaaaaaaacaaaacaatagaatttaaaataatttaattatctgATTCTGCTACTAACCAAACTTAGAATAAATCAAGCcatattaaaattgtttttttcccctcttttgaAATAGCAGAGAAACAATATTGTGGAATGATTTTCTCTTGCTATCAGAGCAAATGGAAAcacaaacattatatttgatgtaGTTTCTATTCACTACTATACAAATTTTCTATGACGACTTCTGTGTCTGAATCccttatgaaaatgaaccatggttttactacaaataaaatcgAAAAAACACTGTTAATAGAGTTCAACTATGCTAACCACAAATTAATCATGGCTTTGCTACACTAActatggtttaaccatggtatttgtggtAAGACTGTAATAAAACTATGGTTATACAAATCAATATGCAAaaaacttttactataataaaaccatagtGAATTTTCATAAAGGAAACCTTGGAAATGTGAAAAGTGTCCATCAGTGATCCACAAATGTGAGatttttacatacagtacatatgtatatatttgacAACACTTATGTGTCCTTACAACAAAAGGATCTACAGCGTTGTTTACAGGATAGTCGCAAAGAAAGCAAATTTTGACGTGCAAATCTTTTGGTTAATGACATAAAGAAAGTCAAGGGTTTGAAATGCCCTCAAACAGAAATCTTTCTGATTGATATCTGCCCTCCAAATGAGCTTTGGTACAGCCAGGAAGGCCCCCTCAAACGCTTCATTCACCCACACATGGAGAAAACCACGCGAATGACACCCAGACTTCGCACCTTGGTGCCAAAAGGAGTTAGCGGATCACGTTGCCTTTCAAATGGCTATACGTGTTGCTTACAcctcacacacctcacacacacacacacagatctctcAATCTGTCCAGACAAATGGAGCCTTTGGGCGCAGATAAAAGATCCGCTTAGCCTCAAATCTACACACCAATCCTCACAATCAACTTCCCCATCTGTAAGATAAATGAAAACGTAATGCTATCCCTGTTGGTTTCCACGGCGGGATGTCATCCGTTGACTTTATCTATACTTGTTTGTTTGTGATTTGGGCTCTGGGTTAATCTAGCTAGTCTAAACGATCTTTTGAGTGAGTGTGTCGGTGGTCTGGGAGCGAGCCAGCAGGTAGTAATTACCTCACAGCTAGCTAATGCTAACAACAAATTGAGTGATGTGCGTGTCTGTGGGGGGAAAGGGTTGGTGGATGTCTTTCATCTGGGCCAATGAATCCGAAAGGATTTCTAAACAAGATGTGTGGAAGATGGCAGATTAAAGGTGATTTCCTCCGGCCAGAGTTTGTTCCCCAAATGACCCTCGGCTACATGCTAACCTCTGTAACCCCTATAACCTTGATCCCCCTGTAGCGCTTTGGCTTTTTGCTGTCCGACGGGGTACAAATGGTTCAGTTTAATACATTCCAGACCGCTGAAGGAATTCCAAATGCTGGTAAAAATGAAAACGACAAGGTCGCCCACAACAGAAAGCTAATCATTTTGACCCTTGACAATTATTGTGTCGTGAAAACCTGGGAAAAGTCCCTCTCTTGTATTTTCTCATTTGGCTGTAGAGCACATCGCTAAATTCCCACACAGATTTGACTGGAAATTTGTAACTTTTAGAGCTATTTCTGGCAATGTTTTGCAAAGTGACGTTCAATGGTGTAACTTAGTGTAGCCGTGTACAACATACATAACACAGTTTAGCGAGTGTGAGATTGATGGATCTGGAAAGTTGACTCACATGACTTGGAAAGGGCAGCTGGGTGTGTGGAGGAACTTAATCTCACGGATGCTCCTCTGCGGGACGGTGTTGAGAGTGGACCGGCACCAACATCTCTCCACCAGACTGATGGGTTTAGCTGGGATGAGATCGGAGCAAGAGACTCAGTACaagagaaatgtgaaaaatgcatcTCACATTGAGTTTAAGCTATCGTTTGTAAGACATTAATTGCTCATTTAATACAGggacattcaaaagtttgggataaggaagagtttttgaaagaaattaatgtttattcagcaagaatgcattcaattgatcagaaatgacagtaaagacaagtAGCTaaactcttttcaacatttgaaaaaacaataaaactgtgTTTTATTGATTTGTTAAAACAATAGTAACCCGGGTTTTTTGAATCGCCACTGATTATAACAGTTTTTGTAAATGCATCCAACAACAAGATGAATAATCttgcaaaacaaaatttttttttttcactgaaaaaagtgaaaatacGCAATTTTCAAACAAAGCTGTTTTCTATCTGATCTGAACCTTTACAATCTCTTGACAGAATATTTATATTGTGAGCTTGGAAAGACACAATGAAAGCACAATTTAATTTCAAACTGAAGCAATCCATAATTCAAGTTTTCAAGCCATATAATCAAACAGTAACAACATAAACCACGGAGCTTTTCCTCATTCTAAAAGCATCTGGAAGGTTCCAATCACCTGCATCCATAAACAAGCTGTGATCATTAAAAAGAGATTAGCCTGCGATCCAGTGGCTCTCGTCCATTCACACAGTCTGCCTTGCGCTCGCCACATTTTTTATAAAGAAGGTGCTTGACATTAAATACGGCAGAATCCCATAATCACAGCATGCCTCTCCAAGCACTTTGCTCTTGAATGTGTGCATTAAACGAATCTGTTGAAGAACATTCTCTGAATGGTTTCACATCTCCCTGGTTTCCTTTGCGCTCCGCCGAAACAGACGCGGTTATGAGGGAAGTCAAACTCTGGCATCCCATAGGTATTTTCCGACACTCTCTGTTCCCTTTTTCATGTTAAACACCGGCCCAATAAGCCCTGACTAAACACCACGCCAAGTGAACAGCGCAGGAACCCTTTTGCTTACTATTCCTAATTAGACACTAATTAAAAGAGCTTGCGGATAAGTAAACAGTGCTAGGTTTTTCACGGCAGAAACAACAAAGCCAGAACCACCAAGTTCAGCTGGTTAAACTTTTCTCTGAAAGCCTAAATCAGACCCACTAACATGTAAAGACATGTACATCAAGTATTTAACGTGAAGACACATATGCAAATGTATGCAGGGCGCTTACGAGCTGCAATGTGATATATTAATGGGACCCCTTAATGATCGTTAACACTATAATGATCATTAACTGATAATATCCACTATTCTGTAAAACCTAGTTGATTAATTATACAATAGTTCTGCAGTTTAAAACTCAAGTAGtaaatcagttcagttcaatttgttACTTgcctttttttgtaattatttgtataaTAGTTGTATATTTACTaaaaatttctgagtgaaaatagtttatacatcaacattttttttcagtttagtgGACTTCCAATCAATAATAAAGCAATGgttgtttagttttttgcttagtttatttttgtttttgttttatttcagaagGGACATTGGTCTGATCCATCTGGTAATTTATACGTGTATTCACatgcaatataaaataaacatttatggtactgaataatacatttataatgaatacattaatttcatttattataaatgtttttatgaaaaaaaaattatgtccagaatattatactttattatcattgaaatactgttatagttttttatttttttttattttgaatgaatttacatttttatattttctgtttccagtttaattttattaaaagttttagtaattttgttgcggttttgtcatttttattagtttattattattattattattaaattattaaatttaattattacattttaaatatgtttatatagtctttattagtttttatttcagttttacttttatttgagtGCATCGAGTTGAACTAAATGAAAACGTTGCTTTGAAAACTAGCTAAAAAGATAAGGTTGAGTGTTTTTACCTAGCATTTTTgctttagaagtttattttattcCAAGTAAGGACTTAAAAAACTGTCATAACCCTGAATGATAAACCAATATCCATCTTGCAACTGTTATTTAGTTAATTAAATTGCAACCCAACACTTCAAAGAATCATGTGAAAATTAAAACGCTGTAAATCTGTAAATGTTAGCCGTAACCCACTTACCGTCAGCCTCTGGGCTCCATATGACGACCGTCAGCAGGGCCACCAGCGCTAGGACTTTGCTATCCatgccaagtgtgtgtgtgtgtgtgtgtgtggcttgtcCGTCCCGGCTAGCTTCCAGAGCTCAGTGTGGCGTCTCAGCGCTCTGCGATGTGTTAAGACTGAGGACCATAGGGAAACACTCCCCTCTCtgtcaggaggaggaggaggagggagaggGGCCGGACCCGCTCCTCTGACAGCCCGCATCTTCTGTCAAGTTCCTCAGATGTTTTGGCAGTCTGACTCAGACTCTTGTTCCTGTCTTCCTCTTCATCTTTTCTCAGAGGAGTGGAGAGAATGCAGCTCCTGCTGTTATGTTCgatttgttattgtttgtttcaTGTCATGTTCTCCTGGCGCTGCTGTATTGCATGACCAGCCGCGTATCAGATTCCCTCTGTTTTATAGGATTCTTCTGTGATTCCTTATGTATTATTTAGGGTGTGTTTTACTTGTACACATGTACACTTACCAggtggaagtttgaacaaaaatGTAAAGGATAGGCTGCCAAACACATGTCCAGCACACATCAAACACCTTCAATATTAGACGTACCCTGAAAAAGAAGTTGTAGAAACAGTTTcccctcagaaattgctagtcatTGTGTGTTTTTTACAAAGTTTTCGTCCAGCATGCAAGAATGTAAAGACAAACAACGGCACAGACCAAGGCACGTGAGTGTCCATTAAAACAGTGGCTGCTGAAGTAGCTTTCAAAGAGAGTCAGTGGAGACACTGTGTTACACTTTTAATAGGTAGAGCATTATTGAGAGCCCCACGTTGAGAGACTCGCCAGAACCAAACCCCCTTAACAGCCCGTAAACTTTAGAGGCTGTTGATAGTTATCAAGCAGCCGGCCGACGTGCAAACAACATGCATCTGAAACAAAATAGTATACAAACGTAACATTATTTATACGTTTTCGATGTCACAGAAAGCCTGTTATGTTTCAGAGGCACTTCAAAGGATTCACAATTCGTAATATTTAGTCACAGGAGTGACGTTTGGCACGGATAACAAAACAGTGTGTCAGGTGGAGAAAACAATCATCCCTGTTGATTAAACAGCAGAAGTATTTTCtttgttgtttaaataaatgGCTACTAAGAGTACTTTACTGATCCCTTTTGATCTGAAATCAAACATTCAATTATTTCAGCTTTTAAGCAGTCAGATTTTTccagctgttgttgtttttttcattgtgtAAATGTTCACATTGTTGATCTCAACCCTTGGCCTTTTTTAAAGTGTAAGTGAGCAGGAGGATGTCGAAAAGATTACTAAACATCACTACTGACCTAAGCAACAACTCGGCAACTTGTATCACTTTAGAGGCCAGAGGGCACGTTTCACATCCTCAGGTTTCGTGTTTCAGAGAAACGTTTTCCTTCACTTTGTTCTCACCGAGAGCTGACGGACAACTGAAGACGAATGCGTGACGCAGGACAGTGAATAAATCactttatgtttttgtttatttacatctCACTGCGTCTATTAAGCAGGAAATTAGTTTAGGGGGAGTGGGGTAAGTTGTGCCACTTTTCACTTTAGCCTAGACAAGGGGAAATGAGAGGACATGGGTTTATGCATGAACAGTTTGCATAAATGAGTCAGCAATTTAGTAATGCACAATGCCATTccagtttgatttaaaaaaaaatgctatttatttttacttatgctATCCAGGAAAAATATATTTCCAATATATTTTAAGTTGAGAAAATTTATAATGTGATTTTTGTAATagtattttttatagtaatatcATTTGTAGTAATGTTTACTGCATTACCCAAAGCTACTATTTTAGTAAAAGTGTTACATTAATAATATGGCTAATCTTAATAATAATTAgccataataatttatattattttattaattggaaGATAAAATGTCTAATAGATtatataacaaaaacattttaaaatgataaaagttGAGAAGTTGTGATGTCATAAGaataaaatctgaataaaaaaataaataaatgtattttaaagattatatatattttaaataaatttacattttttattatattatattatattatattatattatattatattatattatattatattatgttttaatatttctgtatttaatttaccaaaaagtaatatattatttgcatggttaataatttatattgttttatttattggaagttcaaatattttttaaaaattatacaatataaaaattataaaaatacaaaaagtacatttaaaatacatttataatttataaaaaatattaatttaatatattaaatgatatgTATGTACTTTAATAAATAAACCAGACAACAGTTTATATTGTTAAATGAATATTGTTTCTCATACAGCTGgctgtatataattatataagatTACGTGATAAAAATACTGCATTTAAAATTGCTTTTGATGATTTTTCCTTTACATTAGTGGTATAGTGGGTTTCCATCTTTCATCCGTGATTAGATTTTGCGGTATTAATTTCCATTTAGTACAAACGTTAATGAATGTGATGATGGACT
It contains:
- the cxcl12b gene encoding chemokine (C-X-C motif) ligand 12b (stromal cell-derived factor 1); translated protein: MDSKVLALVALLTVVIWSPEADAKPISLVERCWCRSTLNTVPQRSIREIKFLHTPSCPFQVIAKLKNNREVCINPKTKWLQQYLKNAISKIKKKRSK